In Cicer arietinum cultivar CDC Frontier isolate Library 1 chromosome 1, Cicar.CDCFrontier_v2.0, whole genome shotgun sequence, one DNA window encodes the following:
- the LOC101513521 gene encoding guanylate kinase 3, chloroplastic isoform X1 translates to MIRRLLNSSLTHLPVPSLQPPLKTQPKNNFNFFFPILNSTTHNRFSHMGDARRPSPVPIPSLDKADRSELLRALEASLGSSFSSEPLNPNPKPLIIVISGPSGVGKDALISRLRDSRPGIHFVVTATTRPRRPSETDGKDYLFVSKDEFLKMVEKDELLEYALVYGDYKGVPKQQIRDFMAKGYDVVLRVDIQGAQTLRKVLGKSAVFVFLVAESEVAMVERLVDRNTETAESLLVRIGTAREEMKHVKNFDYVVVNAKDKLENAVKLLESIIDAEKAKGCIYPILSHVKDLNS, encoded by the exons ATGATTCGAAGGCTTTTGAACTCTTCTCTCACCCATCTTCCAGTTCCATCTCTACAACCACCACTcaaaacacaacccaaaaacaACTTTAACTTCTTCTTCCCCATTTTGAATTCAACTACCCATAACCGTTTCTCCCACATGGGTGATGCTCGCAGACCCTCACCGGTCCCCATCCCATCTCTCGACAAAGCCGACCGCTCCGAACTGCTCCGTGCCCTAGAAGCTTCCTTAGGTTCGTCCTTCAGTTCTGAACctctaaaccctaaccctaaacctcTCATTATCGTAATCAGTGGTCCCAGCGGCGTCGGAAAAGACGCTCTCATCTCCCGCCTCCGTGACTCCCGTCCTGGTATCCACTTCGTCGTCACCGCCACCACTCGTCCCCGGCGTCCCTCCGAAACCGACGGAAAAGACTATCTCTTCGTTTCGAAAGACGAGTTCTTAAAAATGGTGGAAAAAGATGAGCTTCTCGAGTACGCTTTGGTTTACGGCGATTACAAGGGGGTTCCGAAGCAGCAGATTAGGGATTTCATGGCGAAAGGATACGACGTCGTTTTGAGAGTTGATATTCAAGGTGCGCAGACTTTGAGGAAGGTTTTGGGGAAATCGGCTGTTTTTGTGTTTTTGGTGGCGGAGAGTGAGGTGGCTATGGTGGAGAGGTTGGTTGATCGGAATACGGAGACGGCAGAGTCGTTGCTTGTTAGAATTGGAACTGCTAGAGAGGAAATGAAGCATGTGAAGAATTTTGATTATGTTGTTGTGAATGCTAAGGATAAGCTTGAAAATGCTGTGAAATTGTTGGAGTCTATTATTGATGCTGAGAAAGCTAAG GGATGCATCTACCCTATATTGAGTCATGTAAAAGATCTCAATAGCTGA
- the LOC101513521 gene encoding guanylate kinase 3, chloroplastic isoform X3 produces the protein MIRRLLNSSLTHLPVPSLQPPLKTQPKNNFNFFFPILNSTTHNRFSHMGDARRPSPVPIPSLDKADRSELLRALEASLGSSFSSEPLNPNPKPLIIVISGPSGVGKDALISRLRDSRPGIHFVVTATTRPRRPSETDGKDYLFVSKDEFLKMVEKDELLEYALVYGDYKGVPKQQIRDFMAKGYDVVLRVDIQGAQTLRKVLGKSAVFVFLVAESEVAMVERLVDRNTETAESLLVRIGTAREEMKHVKNFDYVVVNAKDKLENAVKLLESIIDAEKAKLGNWG, from the exons ATGATTCGAAGGCTTTTGAACTCTTCTCTCACCCATCTTCCAGTTCCATCTCTACAACCACCACTcaaaacacaacccaaaaacaACTTTAACTTCTTCTTCCCCATTTTGAATTCAACTACCCATAACCGTTTCTCCCACATGGGTGATGCTCGCAGACCCTCACCGGTCCCCATCCCATCTCTCGACAAAGCCGACCGCTCCGAACTGCTCCGTGCCCTAGAAGCTTCCTTAGGTTCGTCCTTCAGTTCTGAACctctaaaccctaaccctaaacctcTCATTATCGTAATCAGTGGTCCCAGCGGCGTCGGAAAAGACGCTCTCATCTCCCGCCTCCGTGACTCCCGTCCTGGTATCCACTTCGTCGTCACCGCCACCACTCGTCCCCGGCGTCCCTCCGAAACCGACGGAAAAGACTATCTCTTCGTTTCGAAAGACGAGTTCTTAAAAATGGTGGAAAAAGATGAGCTTCTCGAGTACGCTTTGGTTTACGGCGATTACAAGGGGGTTCCGAAGCAGCAGATTAGGGATTTCATGGCGAAAGGATACGACGTCGTTTTGAGAGTTGATATTCAAGGTGCGCAGACTTTGAGGAAGGTTTTGGGGAAATCGGCTGTTTTTGTGTTTTTGGTGGCGGAGAGTGAGGTGGCTATGGTGGAGAGGTTGGTTGATCGGAATACGGAGACGGCAGAGTCGTTGCTTGTTAGAATTGGAACTGCTAGAGAGGAAATGAAGCATGTGAAGAATTTTGATTATGTTGTTGTGAATGCTAAGGATAAGCTTGAAAATGCTGTGAAATTGTTGGAGTCTATTATTGATGCTGAGAAAGCTAAG TTAGGAAATTGGGGATGA
- the LOC101513521 gene encoding guanylate kinase 3, chloroplastic isoform X2 translates to MIRRLLNSSLTHLPVPSLQPPLKTQPKNNFNFFFPILNSTTHNRFSHMGDARRPSPVPIPSLDKADRSELLRALEASLGSSFSSEPLNPNPKPLIIVISGPSGVGKDALISRLRDSRPGIHFVVTATTRPRRPSETDGKDYLFVSKDEFLKMVEKDELLEYALVYGDYKGVPKQQIRDFMAKGYDVVLRVDIQGAQTLRKVLGKSAVFVFLVAESEVAMVERLVDRNTETAESLLVRIGTAREEMKHVKNFDYVVVNAKDKLENAVKLLESIIDAEKAKVRQRTLLM, encoded by the coding sequence ATGATTCGAAGGCTTTTGAACTCTTCTCTCACCCATCTTCCAGTTCCATCTCTACAACCACCACTcaaaacacaacccaaaaacaACTTTAACTTCTTCTTCCCCATTTTGAATTCAACTACCCATAACCGTTTCTCCCACATGGGTGATGCTCGCAGACCCTCACCGGTCCCCATCCCATCTCTCGACAAAGCCGACCGCTCCGAACTGCTCCGTGCCCTAGAAGCTTCCTTAGGTTCGTCCTTCAGTTCTGAACctctaaaccctaaccctaaacctcTCATTATCGTAATCAGTGGTCCCAGCGGCGTCGGAAAAGACGCTCTCATCTCCCGCCTCCGTGACTCCCGTCCTGGTATCCACTTCGTCGTCACCGCCACCACTCGTCCCCGGCGTCCCTCCGAAACCGACGGAAAAGACTATCTCTTCGTTTCGAAAGACGAGTTCTTAAAAATGGTGGAAAAAGATGAGCTTCTCGAGTACGCTTTGGTTTACGGCGATTACAAGGGGGTTCCGAAGCAGCAGATTAGGGATTTCATGGCGAAAGGATACGACGTCGTTTTGAGAGTTGATATTCAAGGTGCGCAGACTTTGAGGAAGGTTTTGGGGAAATCGGCTGTTTTTGTGTTTTTGGTGGCGGAGAGTGAGGTGGCTATGGTGGAGAGGTTGGTTGATCGGAATACGGAGACGGCAGAGTCGTTGCTTGTTAGAATTGGAACTGCTAGAGAGGAAATGAAGCATGTGAAGAATTTTGATTATGTTGTTGTGAATGCTAAGGATAAGCTTGAAAATGCTGTGAAATTGTTGGAGTCTATTATTGATGCTGAGAAAGCTAAGGTCCGTCAAAGGACTCTTCTTATGTAG